A genomic window from Salvia hispanica cultivar TCC Black 2014 chromosome 5, UniMelb_Shisp_WGS_1.0, whole genome shotgun sequence includes:
- the LOC125186137 gene encoding LOB domain-containing protein 20 yields MDVPAQDDGTSESRRKGPGKRSHSEAVPAPNAPCGACKFLRRKCISGCIFAPHFGSDQGAARFAAVHKVFGASNVSKLLLHIPPNRRHDAVVTISYEAQARLSDPVYGCVSTIIALQQQVASLQAELSVVQTQVMNSRYVMANAFHNSTQQQQQQQHQNICYSNTSSASNNLISLHSFSPNFGEIHEEEEESNDPALAFANNIFQ; encoded by the exons ATGGATGTGCCAGCCCAAGATGACGGCACATCCGAGAGCCGTCGCAAGGGGCCGGGGAAGAGGAGCCACTCGGAGGCAGTCCCAGCCCCCAATGCGCCATGTGGCGCGTGCAAATTCCTGAGAAGGAAGTGCATAAGCGGATGCATATTTGCTCCCCACTTCGGGTCGGATCAGGGCGCTGCCCGATTCGCGGCCGTTCATAAGGTGTTCGGGGCCAGCAACGTGTCCAAACTGCTGTTGCACATCCCGCCCAACCGAAGGCACGATGCCGTCGTCACCATTTCCTACGAGGCTCAGGCCAGGCTCTCCGACCCCGTCTACGGCTGCGTCTCCACTATTATAGCTCTACAGCAGCAG GTGGCATCACTTCAAGCAGAGCTATCAGTGGTGCAAACTCAGGTAATGAACAGCAGATATGTGATGGCAAATGCATTTCACAATTCAACACaacaacagcagcagcagcagcatcaGAATATATGTTATTCCAACACTTCTTCGGCTTCGAACAACCTCATTAGCTTGCACAGTTTCAGCCCCAACTTTGGCGAAATCCatgaagaggaggaagagagCAATGATCCTGCACTTGCATTTGCTAATAacatttttcaatga
- the LOC125189566 gene encoding protein FAR1-RELATED SEQUENCE 9-like, whose amino-acid sequence MHKLASKVPGRLLRDEDFKKEFNACVWSDLLEPDKFEEEWNGVIERYELEDVDWLNTLYEYRQMWIPAYFRDFPLGSMIRTTSISESENSFYKNFMKPRANLAELYLYFNNALDFQRNARTKLDYNDATSVPILATKLGFEKHAATIYTDSMFRKIQEEIVDGNDRCRVLGFSSTDTIHTYKLGDSRRNSYSVTHDKTDESYSCDCKLFGRQGYLCCHIFFLFRNNEVSKIPEMYCNSRWMKTPLAKAVHGLDVTVDTRSTVDTRSTVDDRQTVTNQGISMFYGFIRRFESDIEVLRGFVSGLEELGNSLQAGTPPTSAFEKRRMIEEFYGMPRPEVVEVHPPDVVKTKGHASSSASRLVSKREKAIKEAARPLRRCKACDELGHHDSRNCPMLKEMEKEKALSKGKKKA is encoded by the coding sequence ATGCACAAGTTGGCTTCCAAGGTTCCAGGCAGGTTGCTTAGGGACGAAGATTTCAAGAAGGAATTCAATGCATGCGTTTGGTCGGACTTGCTTGAACCCGACAAATTTGAAGAGGAGTGGAATGGAGTGATTGAGCGTTATGAGCTGGAAGATGTTGATTGGTTGAACACATTGTACGAGTATAGACAGATGTGGATACCGGCCTACTTCAGAGATTTCCCACTCGGTTCGATGATTAGGACTACGTCCATATCAGAATCTGAAAACAGTTtctacaaaaattttatgaagccCCGAGCGAACCTTGCCGAATTATACTTGTATTTCAACAATGCTCTGGACTTTCAGCGGAATGCTAGAACAAAGCTGGACTACAACGATGCTACTTCCGTGCCCATACTGGCCACTAAGTTGGGTTTCGAGAAACATGCTGCGACGATTTACACAGACAGTATGTTCAGGAAGATACAAGAAGAAATTGTTGATGGGAATGACAGATGCCGTGTGCTTGGTTTTTCATCAACAGATACGATTCACACCTACAAGCTTGGGGATAGCCGACGGAATTCGTATTCCGTGACACACGACAAGACTGACGAATCATACTCGTGCGACTGCAAATTGTTCGGTAGGCAGGGCTATTTGTGTtgccacattttttttctattcagGAACAATGAAGTGTCAAAAATTCCAGAGATGTACTGCAACAGCCGATGGATGAAGACTCCCTTAGCCAAGGCCGTACATGGACTTGATGTCACCGTAGATACAAGGTCCACCGTAGATACAAGGTCCACCGTTGACGATAGACAGACTGTTACAAATCAAGGAATATCGATGTTCTACGGTTTTATTCGACGTTTTGAGAGTGACATTGAAGTGCTTCGTGGTTTTGTAAGTGGTTTGGAAGAACTTGGTAATTCTCTTCAAGCTGGAACTCCTCCAACCTCGGCGTTTGAAAAGAGGCGCATGATTGAAGAATTTTACGGAATGCCAAGGCCTGAAGTTGTAGAGGTCCATCCTCCGGATGTTGTAAAGACGAAGGGTCATGCTAGCAGCTCCGCGAGCCGACTGGTttcaaagagagaaaaggctatAAAGGAGGCAGCTAGGCCTCTTAGACGTTGTAAGGCGTGCGATGAGTTGGGCCATCACGACTCTAGAAACTGTCCAATGCTtaaagagatggagaaggagaaagCGCTTAGTAAAGGCAAGAAGAAAGCTTGA
- the LOC125187521 gene encoding proteasome activator subunit 4, protein MHLYNAWLPPSVAEDTKREKEAFSGVVKSVKESFNPDDSESVYSTLKWVSVIDLFVKAKSDLMVEDVSAIVEVGLQLFQISENKLYAQVRWGNILVKLLNKYRKKLSLKVQWKPLYDILIHTHFTRNTGPEGWRVRQRHFETVTSLVRSCRRFFPAGSAFQIWSEFRSLMENPWHNASFEGAGFVRLFLPTNIENMDFFQDEWIKNCLDHWGSIPNCQFWNSQWASLTARVIKNYKFIDWESFLPDLFNIYLNMFEVPVANGTGSYPFSIDVPGNTRFLFANRSVSQSKAIAKSIVYLLKPGGSAQWHFAKLANLLEQYYHPSNGGRWTYSLERLLFHLVNTFQKRLQHEQLIKDSSKQSGLFLTKSERVDFVNTILKLIDRGQYSKNEHLSETVATATSILSYVEPSLVLPFLASRFHMALETMTATHQLKSALASVAFAGRPLFLTSLTAFPMDHGSDSFADLLMISLSNALLGMDANDPPKTLATMQLLGSIFSNMSTVDDDITEGSLLPSFCFSEWLDEFLCRLFSLLQHLEPSSVLNEGTHTPSTSGTFLVEEGPYYFCMLEILLGRLSASLYKQALKKISKFVTTSILPGAIAEIGLLCCACVHSNPQDATVQLIKPILESVTTSLEATPKTGYRNRATSNASSSKKEKSILSPALETAIEYQLKVLSVAISYGGPALLSYREQFKEVLSSAFDSTSWKVNGAGDHVLRSLLGSLVHYYPIDQYKCIMHHPSAASLEEWVDMKDFSLDKPIMGPKWHVPIEDEISFANELLKLHFESALDDLLTICQSKIHSDPGDEKDHFKVTLLRVDSSLQGVLSCLPDFRPSSENGMVKEAGASPFLIAGATGSCVGSTELRQKAANVIHETCKYLLKEKSDDSILLLLLIRIMDTLGNHGSAEYEEWSNHRQAWKLESTAVVEPPINFITSSHSKGKRRPRWALIDKAYMHNTWRSSQSSYHLFRTSKNMFPSEHVTVLMDDLLELCLHSYETVRRLAAKCILKLMKRWPSTISKCVVSLSENLKNSSLPENAVLGSCAVLTSQTVLKRLTTDRKALSSFLLGILYSSHNESQKAQKAITELFVKYNIHFAGLSRSIFRGANHADGTEFADLVAVIGSMSFDSTNLHWRYNLMANRILLLLATASRNDPNVSAKVIGQIAGHFLTNLKSQLPQTRILAISALNTLLKESPYKLSADNTPHDGYEEPKSSIGEALTSIFQEESFFRETLNSLSHVHIISDIDTASRGHGNSMQTFADKSITRFYFEFSASWPRTPSWISLFGSDTFYSNFARIFKRLIQECGMPVLLALRNALEEFVVAKERSKQCVAAEALAGVLHSDVHGISEAWDSWLVVQLQNIIHAPSVESIPEWVASIRYAVTGKGKSGTKAPFLREKIIDCLMKPLPETVTTSVVAKRYTFLSAALIEVSPPRMSEAESLFHHGLLKELLSNMSLSSAQVREAIGVTLSVLCSNLRLCPTCGSGHLQEVGASTSDMSTTGSWDHYLVKRASELVIKIQSISASESLEIPTKPITENGLSSEDSKDDIRWMETLFHFMISSLKSGRSSALLDVIVELLYPVISLQETSNKDLSNLAKAAFELLKWRVFGEPHLRKAVPIIVSLANDPNWRTRSATLTFLRSFMYRHAFILSNTDKQQIWQAVEKLLTDSQLEVREHAAAVLAGLMKGGDVDLVEDFRKRAYEQADAVLKKRKQRGTVSALPIASVHGSILALAACVLSVPYDIPSWLPEHVTLLARFVSEPSPLKSTVTKAVAEFRRTHADTWNVHKDSFTEEQLEVLADTSSSSSYFA, encoded by the exons ATGCATCTCTACAACGCATGGCTTCCGCCCTCCGTCGCGGAGGACACGAAGCGCGAGAAGGAGGCATTCTCCGGAGTCGTCAAGTCCGTTAAGGAGTCTTTCAATCCCGACGATTCCGAATCGGTTTACTCTACTCTTAAATGGGTCTCCGTCATTGACCT TTTTGTGAAGGCTAAAAGTGATTTAATGGTCGAAGATGTTTCTGCCATTGTTGAAGTTGGATTGCAACTGTTTCAAATATCAGAAAACAAGCTATATGCACAG GTTAGATGGGGAAACATTCTAGTGAAATTGTTGAACAAGTACAGGAAAAAGTTATCCTTAAAAGTTCAGTGGAAGCCTCTATATGATATTTTGATTCACACACACTTTACAAG GAACACTGGCCCTGAAGGATGGCGAGTCAGACAACGACATTTTGAAACAGTTACTTCCCTTGTTCGATCTTGTCGAAGATTTTTCCCAGCAGGTTCTGCTTTTCAGATATGGTCCGAATTCAG ATCTCTGATGGAGAACCCATGGCATAATGCTTCTTTTGAGGGTGCAGGGTTTGTCCGACTTTTTCTCCCTACTAACATCGAAAATATGGATTTCTTTCAAGA TGAATGGATTAAAAATTGTTTAGATCATTGGGGTTCAATACCAAATTGTCAATTTTGGAACAGCCAATGGGCCTCTCTCACTGCTCGAGTCATAAAGAACTATAAGTTCATTGACTGGGAAAGTTTTCTCCCAGATCTGTTTAATATTTACTTGAACATGTTTGAG GTTCCTGTGGCTAATGGTACTGGATCTTATCCATTTTCTATAGATGTTCCTGGAAACACGAGATTTTTGTTTGCAAACCGGTCTGTGTCACAATCAAAGGCCATTGCTAAATCTATA GTGTATCTATTGAAACCTGGTGGCTCAGCCCAATGGCACTTTGCGAAATTGGCCAATCTCTTAGAGCA atATTACCATCCTTCAAATGGTGGGCGGTGGACTTACTCATTGGAGCGCCTTTTGTTCCACTTGGTGAATACCTTCCAGAAGCGCTTGCAACATGAGCAACT GATCAAAGATAGCAGCAAACAATCTGGACTATTCCTGACGAAGTCTGAAAGGGTTGATTTTGTGAATACCATACTGAAGTTAATTGATCGTGGCCAATATAGCAAAAATGAGCACCTATCTGAAACAGTAGCAACTGCAACATCTATCTTGTCATATGTTGAGCCATCTTTGGTTTTACCTTTCCTAGCGTCTAGGTTCCACATGGCTTTGGAGACA ATGACAGCAACACACCAGTTGAAGAGTGCCTTGGCATCTGTAGCATTCGCTGGAAGACCACTGTTCCTTACCTCTTTAACAGCCTTCCCTATGGACCATGGATCTGATTCATTTGCTGATCTACTGATGATATCTTTATCGAATGCTCTGCTTGGCATGGATGCCAATGATCCTCCCAAAACCTTGGCCACTATGCAACTGCTTGGTTCTATATTCTCTAAT ATGTCGACAGTGGATGATGATATAACTGAAGGGTCATTGCTCCCATCATTTTGCTTCTCAGAGTGGCTTGATGAGTTCTTGTGCCGGCTATTTTCTCTTCTCCAACACTTGGAACCTAGTAGTGTACT GAATGAAGGCACTCACACACCATCAACTTCAGGGACTTTCCTGGTGGAGGAGGGGCCATACTACTTTTGTATGCTAGAAATATTGCTCGGGAGGCTCTCAGCTTCTCTGTACAAGCAG GCTCTCAAGAAAATTTCCAAGTTTGTCACGACAAGTATTCTTCCTGGAGCAATAGCAGAAATCGGACTACTTTGCTGTGCATGTGTTCATTCAAATCCACAAGATGCAACCGTTCAACTAATCAAACCAATTTTGGAGTCAGTTACCACTTCTTTGGAAGCGACACCCAAAACAGGTTACAGAAATAGAGCAACTTCTAATGCGTCGTCCTCAAAAAAG GAAAAATCAATTCTATCGCCAGCTCTTGAAACTGCTATTGAGTATCAGTTAAAAGTACTCTCAGTGGCAATCAGTTATGGAGGTCCAGCACTTTTATCTTACAGAGAGCAATTCAAAGAAGTTCTTAGTTCTGCATTTGATTCGACATCTTGGAAG GTTAATGGAGCTGGTGACCATGTCCTTCGCTCTCTTTTAGGAAGCCTTGTTCACTATTATCCTATTGATCAGTACAA GTGTATTATGCATCATCCTTCTGCTGCTTCACTAGAGGAGTGGGTTGACATGAAAGATTTTTCACTAGATAAGCCAATAATGGGGCCAAAGTGGCATGTCCCCATTGAGGATGAAATCAGTTTTGCAAATGAGCTTCTAAAGCTGCACTTTGAATCTGCTCTAGATGACCTACTGACAATATGCCAATCTAAAATCCATTCCGACCCAG GAGACGAGAAAGATCACTTTAAAGTGACTCTTCTACGGGTTGACTCTTCATTACAAGGTGTTTTATCATGTTTACCTGATTTCAGGCCGTCCTCTGAGAATGGGATGGTTAAAGAGGCAGGAGCTTCTCCTTTTCTGATTGCTGGGGCAACAGGCTCATGTGTTGGCAGCACAGAGTTACGGCAAAAGGCTGCTAACGTCATCCATGAAACCTGCAA ATATTTGTTGAAGGAGAAGTCCGATGATAGCATTTTATTGCTACTTCTCATTCGTATAATGGATACATTAGGAAATCATG GAAGTGCTGAATATGAAGAGTGGTCTAATCACAGGCAGGCCTGGAAACTAGAATCTACTGCTGTAGTAGAGCCtcctattaattttatcacgTCATCACATTCAAAAGGAAAACGAAG GCCTAGGTGGGCCCTAATAGACAAAGCTTATATGCATAATACTTGGAGATCATCACAGTCATCATATCATTTGTTCCGTACCAGCAAGAACATGTTTCCATCAGAACATGTTACAGTGCTAATGGACGACCTACTTGAACTCTGTTTACATAGTTATGAAACTGTGCGAAG GCTTGCTGCGAAATGTATCTTGAAGTTGATGAAAAGATGGCCATCAACAATTTCAAAGTGTGTGGTGTCTCTTTCTGAAAATCTTAAAAACTCCAGCTTGCCTGAAAATGCAGTCTTGGGTTCTTGTGCTGTACTTACATCCCAAACTGTTCTTAAGCGTTTGACAACG GACAGGAAGGCTTTGTCGTCATTCCTTCTTGGAATTTTATACAG CTCCCATAATGAATCCCAAAAGGCTCAGAAAGCAATTACTGAG CTTTTTGTCAAGTATAATATCCATTTTGCTGGATTATCAAGAAGCATTTTTCGTGGAGCGAATCATGCTGATGGAACTGAATTTGCTGATTTGGTTGCTGTAATTGGTTCTATGAGTTTTGATAGCACTAATTTGCATTGGCG GtataatctaatggctaataGAATTCTGCTGCTGCTGGCTACAGCATCCAGAAATGATCCAAATGTATCCGCAAAGGTTATCGGTCAAATTGCTG GCCATTTTTTGACGAATCTGAAGAGTCAACTTCCACAGACTAGAATTCTAGCAATCTCGGCACTAAACACTCTTTTAAAGGAGTCACCTTACAAGTTGTCAGCAGATAACACTCCCCATGACGGATATGAAGAGCCCAAGTCATCTATTGGGGAAGCTTTAACAAGTATTTTTCAGGAAGAAAGCTTTTTCAGGGAGACTTTGAATAGTCTGTCTCATGTTCATATCATCAGTGATATAGATACTGCGTCTAGAGGACATGGAAATTCTATGCAGACGTTTGCAGACAAATCAATAACCCGTTtctattttgagttttctgctTCATGGCCTCGTACTCCAAGTTGGATATCTTTATTTGGAAGTGATACTTTTTACTCAAACTTTGCCCGGATCTTTAAAAGACTAATTCAAGAATGTGGTATGCCAGTTTTGCTGGCTCTGAGAAATGCACTAGAGGAGTTTGTGGTTGCTAAGGAGAGGTCAAAACAATGTGTTGCTGCTGAAGCATTAGCTGGAGTGCTGCATTCAGATGTCCATGGGATTTCAGAAGCATGGGATAGCTGGTTGGTTGTCCAGTTACAGAACATTATTCATGCTCCATCAGTGGAATCTATTCCGGAATGGGTTGCAAGTATACGTTATGCTGTCACTGGGAAGGGGAAATCTGGAACTAAGGCTCCTTTtctaagagagaaaataattgattGCTTGATGAAGCCTTTACCAGAAACAGTGACTACTTCTGTGGTTGCCAAGCGCTATACTTTTCTTTCAGCTGCCCTTATAGAAGTATCTCCTCCAAGAATGTCTGAAGCAGAATCGTTGTTTCATCATGGTCTTCTGAAAGAATTATTGAGCAACATGAGCCTCTCATCGGCGCAG gTGAGGGAAGCAATTGGTGTTACACTTTCTGTATTATGTTCAAACCTTCGACTTTGTCCGACCTGTGGCAGTGGTCACTTGCAAGAAGTGGGAGCCAGTACTTCAGACATGAGCACCACAGGAAGCTGGGATCACTATTTGGTGAAACGAGCTTCGGAATTGGTAATTAAGATACAGAGTATTAGTGCATCAGAAAGTTTAGAAATTCCAACAAAGCCAATAACAGAAAACGGGCTGTCTAGTGAGGATTCGAAAGACGATATTAGATGGATGGAAACG TTGTTTCATTTTATGATATCATCCTTGAAGTCTGGAAGGTCTTCAGCTTTGTTGGATGTTATAGTGGAACTTCTATATCCAGTGATATCTTTACAG GAAACATCAAACAAAGATCTGTCAAATCTAGCCAAGGCGGCTTTTGAATTACTAAAATGGAGGGTGTTTGGGGAGCCTCATCTACGGAAAGCTGTGCCTATTATTGTTTCTTTAGCTAATGATCCAAATTGGAGAACTAGATCTGCAACTCTAACCTTCTTGAGAAGTTTCATGTACAG ACATGCTTTTATTCTCTCAAACACGGATAAACAACAAATCTGGCAAGCTGTGGAAAAGCTCCTAACAGACAGTCAACTTGAG GTAAGAGAGCATGCTGCTGCTGTTTTAGCAGGATTGATGAAGGGAGGGGATGTCGACTTAGTTGAAGATTTTCGCAAGAGAGCTTATGAGCAAGCTGATGCTGTACTgaagaaaaggaaacaaaG GGGCACGGTTTCTGCATTGCCCATTGCGTCCGTACATGGTTCAATACTTGCTTTGGCAGCATGTGTACTGTCAGTTCCCTATGATATTCCAAG TTGGTTGCCGGAGCATGTTACTCTGCTGGCCCGTTTTGTGTCAGAGCCATCGCCTTTGAAATCCACCGTTACGAAAGCGGTTGCTGAATTCCGACGTACCCATGCAGACACTTGGAATGTACATAAAGATTCATTTACCGAAGAGCAACTAGAG GTCCTTGCTGAtacatcttcttcatcttcatacTTTGCTTGA
- the LOC125189565 gene encoding protein FAR1-RELATED SEQUENCE 5-like: MEEVFVIPECSPQLKPVIGQKFQSLDFAFAFYDVYARAVGFDTRKQGMRKAADGVTTWYYVACNREGCKRSNEEDDVNARSGFTLKRRRLSKRCGCKACISFKYFSEAGIPGYIIHEFNEVHNHCMVESEHQQFMTLNRKLDDVHQKFILDCSKANIGPTLTFKVLNEILGGLELVGCNLGDIRNTSRDIKAFAYGCDVQMVLDDIAKKKELSDAFTYHYEVNAANQLVALFWCDGLMKRNYHMFGDIVTFDSTYNTIRYCMIFTPFTGKDNHGKPVTFAAGLVCNEKTGAFAWLFKHFVECMGVAPKMIVTDQDLGMRSAIQEVLVGTRHRWCM, translated from the exons atggaagaag TGTTTGTTATACCTGAATGTTCTCCACAATTGAAGCCTGTGATTGGTCAGAAGTTCCAATCCCTAGATTTTGCGTTTGCGTTTTATGATGTGTATGCCCGCGCTGTTGGGTTTGATACGCGCAAACAAGGTATGAGGAAGGCGGCGGATGGTGTTACTACTTGGTATTATGTGGCATGCAATAGGGAGGGCTGCAAGAGGTCAAACGAGGAAGACGATGTGAATGCACGCTCTGGTTTTACTCTTAAACGCAGGCGGCTTTCCAAGCGATGTGGTTGTAAAGCTTGTATATCCTTCAAGTACTTTTCCGAAGCAGGAATACCGGGATATATTATTCACGAGTTCAACGAGGTTCACAACCATTGTATGGTGGAGTCGGAGCATCAGCAGTTTATGACACTTAACCGGAAGTTGGATGACGTACATCAAAAATTCATTCTTGACTGTTCCAAGGCTAATATAGGCCCCACCCTTACCTTTAAGGTGTTGAATGAAATCCTCGGTGGGCTTGAACTTGTCGGTTGCAATCTTGGGGATATCAGGAACACATCTCGCGACATCAAAGCATTCGCATACGGTTGTGACGTGCAAATGGTGTTGGACGACATTGCGAAGAAGAAGGAGTTGTCGGATGCCTTCACATATCACTACGAAGTTAATGCTGCTAACCAGTTGGTTGCCCTTTTTTGGTGTGATGGTTTGATGAAGAGGAACTACCATATGTTTGGTGACATAGTGACGTTTGACTCCACTTACAACACAATCAG GTATTGCATGATCTTCACACCTTTCACGGGGAAGGACAATCATGGTAAACCCGTAACATTTGCTGCTGGATTGGTCTGCAACGAGAAAACAGGGGCCTTTGCCTGGTTGTTCAAACATTTCGTCGAATGCATGGGTGTAGCCCCCAAAATGATTGTGACCGATCAAGACTTGGGCATGAGATCAGCTATTCAAGAGGTTCTTGTAGGAACTCGACACCGATGGTGCATGTGA